A DNA window from Ipomoea triloba cultivar NCNSP0323 chromosome 10, ASM357664v1 contains the following coding sequences:
- the LOC116033117 gene encoding uncharacterized protein LOC116033117 — protein sequence MKSYLKCLDLGLVIGPIDTLNGSSLCWAASISKEISALISKGCPIKKGDPEAFVVPCAFKDMEFNNALADLGASINLMPSCVFEKLRLSYLSPTRLNLCLVDGTIRCPKGIVEDVLVKVGEIIVLIDFVVCDMGVEDSCGPLILGRSFLATCHAIIDVSMGEITLRFNGNRANLKWLLL from the coding sequence ATGAAGAGTTACCTTAAAtgtttggacttgggccttgtgattggcccaattgATACACTTAATGGATCTTCGTTATGCTGGGCCGCATCAATAAGCAAAGAGATTTCAGCTCTAATTTCTAAGGGGTGCCCCATAAAAAAGGGTGACCCCGAGGCGTTTGTTGTTCCATGTGCCTTCAAGGACATGGAATTTAACAACGCCTTGGCCGATCTTGGAGCTTCCATTAACTTGATGCCTTCATgtgtttttgaaaaattgagaTTGTCTTACTTGAGTCCAACCCGACTCAACCTCTGTCTTGTCGATGGGACCATCCGGTGTCCGAAAGGTATTGTAGAGGATGTGTTGGTGAAGGTTGGAGAAATCATTGTGCTGATTGATTTTGTTGTATGTGATATGGGCGTTGAGGATTCTTGTGGCCCGTTGATACTTGGGAGGTCATTTTTAGCAACTTGCCATGCCATAATTGATGTTAGCATGGGTGAGATTACTCTTCGATTCAATGGGAATAGAGCCAATTTGAAATGGCTACTTTTGTGA